The Argiope bruennichi chromosome 5, qqArgBrue1.1, whole genome shotgun sequence genome segment ATTGGTTAGCAttacttcatttatttctaaattatttattttttgagctaATTGCAGAACAACATTGCCtttattaatatttgagaaataaagaaaacatcttttgaaataattgcaaatgttttttatacttttttcagtaatgattttattcttattaagaaacatttaatCTTTGTTATAATTGTAGAATTTATCGAGAGAATTTTCAACCAAAcaatatgttcaatttttttaaaacaataaatcattATGATAGaagttattttctatttctcCTTTTGATGagtcatttaatttatgatttgctTGTATATTGATTTAAGCAGTTTGAGAAAGttttatttggtttcaaaataagTACTacatatcaaagaaatttataatcacAAAAGTAATAGCTAGATAACTGTTTGTCTAACAATGCTGAGCTTCAGTGAGTGGACATGATCTTTACTTTGAGCATTTAGATGAAAGAAAGTATACAtgcatattattaatgaattaaatggaaaaaatggtATGTATGAATGCCTCCATAGTTCTTTGTTCTCATAAGTGTACCTCAAGACAAATGTTTTACTGTATGGTAACAAacacagaaaaagtttttttatttaaaatcagaaagcTTCATTAAGTTattcatgataaaattaaataagatgacaaaaataaaaaatagaatgcacTGTAAAAATTTTAGGATTTTGTGATTCCACTATGCTTACATACTACCTGTTTTTGAATGTGCGAAAATTGTGTACACAAaagttacatttataaaatttacttaaagcGTTACAAATCtgaaatgtatttctataatGAGTGtagatactttttttctttctcatagaATAATGTGGTTGCTTTTTCTGATCaaaattgaatagtttttttttttttaaatattttaatcagaattatgTGATTTAATACTTgtgtatatatattgaattagCTACACTGAATttacaattttctataaaattacaattgtatttataatttaccaATACTCTTAGTTTTAGAGATTGCTCtgatttcaataaagaatttgtcTGAACTACATTTTATGTTTCTGTAATTTGTGTATTGGAATGAAACGCTTACCAGCAAggcaaattttttctttcaaacattttcagGTTTCtactattttgtttgttttatggaGCTGTTTTAGTCCATCAGTTAAGAATGCTTTTACTGTATAAAGCGAAATCTTAACCATGTCATATGCCCAGCATCAAATGTTATGGTTTAATAACTGAGtttctgaattgaaattttaaaatatgtttctgagTCTAAATTTGTTGAGCatagcatatttaaatataaaatacataattgtaACATTAAACTTTATCAAACCAATAaactaaatatcttttaataaaatgctaaatcTGAAAAATGTGTGCATCTAGACTGAATCTTCAGTTAAACTAGGGTAATCTATTTGATtattccaattattattattatatttttgctgttctttattgtttctatatataactcaaaataagaattaattaaaaaaaactgtattatcattttcttatgCACAGTCTGTAAACAGCCATTGCATTATAATTCCAAATTGAATCTTTTATGTTTCAGGTTTGCATACAATGGGCTACAGAATAATGCTTCaaattattgcaaatgaaatgCCTTCGGTTGCTTTGggaaatatttctaaagtgaGCATTCCTCTGcatgtctttttcttatttacttctcaactaaaagaattataaattcttgTAAATGCATAATTCCAGTCTTATTTTACATGTGCAAAAATggtattaatacatttattaggcaataagttattaaatgtaagcaatatttttgtcttttaaaattacagagttgaactattattaaaattttaatttttttttcatgggaaATCTTTATTGTTTCATTGAActggtaatagtttaaaaaaatctttgattaatgtttaaaggttataatttttttatgactttGAAATGAggttataaaatgcaaaataaagtattcaagaacagaaatgttttttttggTGGATGTTCTTCAGAAAAGTAGTTATTATTTTGGTTGcctaatataatattattatactaatttaacATAAGTAAAGGGTTATATAAGTCTATTGTTTTTGCTATAgtaatctatacatagtataaaatgaagtctcctgaaagcgtctatATGTTTGAACCAcaaaaactcgagaaatagttaactgatattagagatatttataatactttgtagagcatttattggggaaggttttagtccattaaagtcatatcaaaataaaaaaaggagtttataattgtgattttaattattccgtgcatgtgcaaatagcaagaactgtggtatgcatatgcaatacatttctttgtttatgtctgattttaaacagcaattcaaatctcattatgcccaaaaaaaggaaatacaaCCTTGGCCGGAACACCTTAAATGCCAAAAAGCTTCGTGTGTTGCGCGATAGAGGAAAATGAAGAGGAAATAAAAGTTCGGTTAGCGAATATCTGAGAAATAATGAACTTAGGGAAGGAGCACTTCTGTTGAACGAAGTAAATGTCTCTCTTTAAAATCTCATGAAAAGTGCAAATTatcattatatcaaattatatatacaaaatatattttatttggagTTTTATCTTACTTCTATAATAAAGTAGagctttaattttttgcatttgctACATTTTGGAGATAGACgattttttatgaacattttcaaagccttttaatttaaaaataatttgaagaattaattataaataaaagcaatatcaattacaaatttattttttatttaattcttaaacttttatatttcagtGTGTTGAATTGTGTACTTCTCATCAAAATCGCCAAAATATTTGTCTCTCTATTTTATGGGCAGCTGGTCAAGCTGGCAACAATAACCTGGAAGCAGGTTTCAGAGGTAtggaaatttgatagaaacttatcttctaattttgtaaatattatacagaatatttaattgtatttgaaaaaaaatatatgtgcatgtctgttaaaataatttataatatagtgtTTAAGTTTgtgattttgtttatatttattccattttaaattctttaaatataatatgtatatttattttttattcatatagtttgtttgtttttataaatttttgataattaatagaataattgaaaatcatacTAAAGTAAATGATCTGTTATCAAAAGTTAAGATcataaacaaatttgataaacatttttatgaaagaatttttatgtttgtacagtaaaaatcacacaaaacaaacacaagaAAATGTTATATGTAAGATTTGTAAAATTGCAGTGTACTATTATTTATGGATGCAGTCACTAGAGATATAATTGATTGAAAGACTGTATAAATTGCACTGAATTCTGTGGATGAACTGTGAATAAAGTTGAAATGAGaattacgtttttaaaaaatatttctaacttatgATTCTAATATTTGTGTGCATAACTTTATTGTGTATTACAGAAAAACGTCGATtagttgacttttttttaaaaaaactttttcactgAAAAGGTATAGATTATACTTAAGGAATTGTATTTGTCATAAATTATAGACTATGTTGTTATTATATatagatacatttaattaaaaggtattaagttttcattatttttgggaGTCTTCAGGATGAATTTACCTAACAAAATCACAGCATTTGATGATTGGTTAACAGACAAATAAGATAATGAactgatttttgaattaaatacaatgTTAACTAGATGCTCCTAGTTGTAGATTCTGGCTttgataatgattattttttattgaatttctataaaatttagcatgttgtacaaatgttatttgaatactttgaaaattgtttaaaataaaaatttagaatcaacATACTTCCACTtagtgactttttaaaatatgtttactttcTCAGATATGAAGTACGTACAACTGAGCCATGTCTGGCTCTTTGATCATTAAATCACAATAAACCAAACAAccaatgaaatttcatattgcaAGAAATATACTCAAACGcaaaaagctttcaaaatgcaagaataaaaatattcacatattaTGCCATTCAgtccaaaagtaatatttttggaactatatGAGcctatgaacatgataattcaaaaaatacattaagctgaaggatgaaatctggtatgtgtTTAaccacaaaatttagaaaaactctttttaactaaacttagtttgattgtaaattttcattttactaaatttgCATTGCTAATTGTATTATTAGTATTTCTACTTAAACATCAGCTTAATTGTGATtgtaatacagaattttttttgctttttaccgCCTTGCTTGCATTTTCTCACACTCGGTGTTTTTCggcaattaattgaaataaatattttgttgtagtTAAAATGATGGAAACACAATTTTCTGAAATAGGTTAATTCCTTATTATGAACTAGATTTTAAGAAACTAATGTCTACATTTAGCATCATAAATACTCTGTCTccttagatttctattaaattttggactaatCCATTGAAGGGAAAGTCTGTCCTTGTGTGTATGAACCCGATAACTCGAAAGTGCAATGACTAGATAGATGAAGTTTAATTCATAATGATGTCATCATACAtgtaaatgtgtattaaattttggacaaaatctttCTGAATGGTGATCATTTGTCTGCCTGTTTATTTGCATGTATGTGAACAATGTGGATGTTTAATTGATGCAGcaatttattgttatcatttgctaaataattttttcataaatcgtTTTAAGCTCCATTTTAAtgtcattataaatatttcctatctgtaattttttctaattgtGATTTATATTTCGTATGAAGAATTATCTGTCATTGCCATCAAATActtagttatttatattaatcaagaAGCATAATATCtgcctttaaaaatgtattattattttgcactATTTTAGTATGGATTGATCTCATGTTTCCTCTTATTGGAGCAAAGAACTGCACCTCTTATGCTgttgattatttagaaaaattgattagGTAAATATGTGAATGCAGATAttgatcaataatttaaattgattatgtAAATACATAGTATAAATCAACCTTCACTGTATATGAAACTTGTCTGTGTTTAGTGTAAACCATATTTACTAATTTCTATGTTGCGAATTCTATGTCTAATTTCAgaattgaaatcatatttttatgatttaaatttttgatatattaacaTTATCtgtcattttataatatatgtttaaagctagtctttaaaaaatttttaatattttttgactattttttatttaattttttttccctttccttcTAGTGGTGTTGATGTGACCAAGTGTGATAAAAGTCTTCTTGGTGTGAGAGATTTGTTTCCTatattggattttatttattctaaagagTTAGTAAAGAGTGTACAAAAGAGATTAGTTGCAGTTTATCCAACTTTAAaggttagttaatatttattatagaagttAATTTATTGTGCCCCTAAAAATGATCTCAAATTGAGGTTTTGATAAACACtatctttacatatttttttagttattcaaaAGTATTGCTTGCATTATTTTTTAGACTCTTAGCTATGGTCCTGATCCCGAAAAtgttttaaggaattattttccGTCTTATTTACGAAGGCTTGAACCACAGTGTCCACAACTATTAAAAGAGGAGGTAACTTTTTTTCCTCAAAAGTTTCTGctttgttttataaattcataaaagtactgaaatgtgtattaattttatatggaaGTAAACATCACATATTTATTAATCAGCTGCAGCTTCATTTAGAAATGTCACCAATTTTTGAGTAAATCTTTATTCATtactttatcagaaaaaaatcttaaccaatactttttttctccaataactttaaatttctaataactaCATTCttgattttaccaattttttttatttattctgataatgaaagtatttatttgtaatgcttggtaaaaaatgaaaaaaaaaatgaagttaattattttgaaatgaatatttgatatgTTCTGATAGTTGCtcttaaaaatggataaaatgcttatttataaggTCTTGTCtatatgaaaatggaaaattGTTCACTTGAAATGTTaggtgatttttttcttttgaaagtttttccttttaaagcatttcagtgttcataattttattttaaaagttgattattatacattaaatagGAGAATCTTTAAAGGAAGTATTGAATTTTCTAAATCTCACTTTAATTTCTAATGTCTaaatcattttatcaatatttattgatatcatttTGGCAATTTAGAGAACTGAACCTAAgtaaattcaaatgaatgaattttatttatctgctaagcatatcaatacattaaaaaattttaatgtattgaaattacTCAACAACTGTATTGAATTgctcaactgaaataaaaatggtCTTGTTAGTTTTATATGTTGTTGATATTGCAAGTGAGTCTATATGgtgaaaacaaatgcaaaatgaaatgcAGATTAAGCTTTTGTTTCTGACAAATGAAtgcatataaaagaattaaaatttatatttccccatgttatatattacaattttatgaaactatatgtcaacaatttttttggaaagtttttttaattaattatgaatgctTATTATAGAagctatttttgtaattaaagttttgaattttcagattttgGGCAGCCTTGTTTATTGCTTGGAAAAAGATACTCGTTGCTACAGTATCTGGAGACAACTTTATACTAAACATTTTGTACAATCAAAGTAAGtattagaagttttatttcttattttaaaagtctttatttcttattttaaaatgtttatttgtgctttgtatgcttttgtattgcttataatattgaaattcttttttttcctctttaaatttGCAAATTGTGGAAAATTACATATATGTTTAAGATCAATGCAACTTATCAAAAATTGACTTGCAATCCTCTGTTTAGAAACTGTTGAATATTAGGATCAGATTTAACTCACACTGACCAAGTGTTAAATTGTGCTTTCTTGCCCTAACATATCTAATTAGTAATGAAATCATTGTGTTTTCATTTTGCATCTTAGAGAACATTGtgttcttattaatattatttcttggaGAACATTGTGTTATGGAAAAACCAAATCtggtatgtgtgtgtgcgtgcgtgcgtacacacagtgaaaaatttaattggccaataaagaataataatggtttattttatttaaaaacattgaaaaagcaTTTGCTAAACAGCATGTGCAATAAACAGCAGCACATAAGTACCAAATTAGTTATAAAACACAACAAAGAACTTGCATAGAATCAACATTACAAAGCGGGAATTAACTTCACTCTTTCTTGAGCTCACACAACTACTATTAACTGCTCTTTATGattatagattttaatgaatGCAGTAAAATAGTGACATGTCCTCTGATATTTCTaaaactgctgtttacaatgttCTACTCCTCAGATTGACATTTAAGAGactatgttttaataaaaaaacaatcatggtagaaaaaaaatagagcaaCTAGAACATGTAAACTCCCTTCATGCCCTTCCAAAGGAAAATGCTGCAAAACAAGATATACTTGCAAAACTTGTTATGCACCATTACATGTTAGTAATTGTTGCACCATTTATCAAACTGAAAACTAAcatcaaaagttaaatattaaatgaaatttaattctactaAACCATAAAAAGGTTATTTTGTTTCACTTCCAcatagaattacaaaataatagcTGATGTTATAAGATAAATTCTGAGTTTAATTGTTTACATTATTGTTTGACAATAATgtgtaagataaatttaattgggtATGACAATGCATAATCTCATTGCTAACTTGAGTTATTATGAAATCTTCCGTAGCTTAAGATAGAGATCTTACTTTTTTATCtgtagaaaggaaataaattgctAGATCTTTGatccacatttaatttttttaattcaatttggcATAAATTGCGGCTGCAATAACAGAAAAGTACCTGAAGACAATTTTCGCTATACTTGTTTAATGTCTgatttgatattttcagattGCTCATTTCCCACCTAAATGGCAAGTGGGATAAAATGCCTGCCAAATTTCCAAAGAGGTGCTTGAGAGATACCTTGTCTGTCTTTCAAGTTACCAATGAAGAGCTCCTGAGTAGCAGTAAAAAGAATCTACAAGATATTGAAGAGTGTATTCTTATTAATAAAGTAAGTCAGTTAAAAATATACTtgccttttttaattatatcatggcattatttgattaaatcccacatttctctaattaaaattatttaaaattctcttcttgcaagcatttttaatgttaaaataactataattgcTTGTTAGACttttaaaatcaacatttaaGTATatctttaatacatatttattaagatatttttatagttaatattagattttaaagtatGCTttcataattagtaaataaagatgtaatacataaaataaaaaaatgctttcctaaaatgaaaaattttataaaaattgaaaattaattgaaattttacctattttatttgatgcttttctctttttgtatgttttccagttttttgtaaatttagtGCATTAGCTAATTAAGAAGTAAATTAGATGGCATAAgctaatattcaatttatttatttttaatgtaatgtgtttttcttttaaaattataatatattgttaattcCTTCAATATTATTTTACCTGTTTGATGAAATGTTAGAATTTATACCTTCCTTTATCAACTTAGTTACAACTTAAAACCTGTGTTACTATAATTATTTCCACAcctaaattttcacaaatgtgctcatttatttttaactgaaaattttgcaGGAACTTCTTTCCAAGTTGAATGCTGGAGCATTTTCTTGGCCTCGTTTTATCCTGCTTTTAATACTTATGGTCAGTTCCGTATTGACATTTGATACTTTATATCACGGGTCTTTTGCAGGTAACctgtttgattttgaaattctttaaataaaacagcAATTATATGTATCAATTACAATCTCTGAATGatgttttgttacattttatacaaaatctttgaacgtttcagggtttttttttcttttttttttaaagattttataatttttttatttaaaaaatttaaattttattctttgtatgtTGTACATGGAATAggctaaaaaatatgaattaatttaataactaatgtttcataatttaaaaaatatatatcatggctgtgctaatatatattatattgcaaCTCACTaatgttctgttttattttaatgtattctgTGATTGTGAAACTTTGTAATGCATGCattattgatttttcttctttcctcttttttttttttttagattccttTACAGGGAAATTTATGAAAGATTCTGGCTTATTAGTCATTTGTATTCAAGCGGGTGAAAAGCtcaaatacttttatgaaaaagtTCAGAAGTAAGTATTTCCCTTCTGGACAATCAAAACTGAGAAACCATCTGATTGTTGGatgtattttaaacttaataaacaaccctaaattattgttaaaaataaagaattaaatttaaaacaccggttaaaataattttatatataaaatgatctCAAATGagtgaaaatgatatttaaataactgtttcattttaatgcagtgagctaaaatattttaaaacctaaatcaaataaaattgatataaaatccttttatttaaatacaaactgATATTCTATTAAATTGATTAACAGattatctattataaattttttaacattaacatcTTATGTCcagtaatataaaaacaatgtctCTTTCacgaatgtaaattttaataagaaattttggtcttttatattattgattgaaTAAAGTTATCTATATACTTAATTATGAAGCATTTATTGGAATAATATGTGgttagaaaaagtaaataatttagcgaaaatctatgaaaatttttggcatgaaattgataaaatttctaatttttccagGGTCTAATAGACagacattattcatttttattaacaattaatgtGACAATGATATCTTGTAAAGTTGCTATTTGAAGTTATTTCAAATCACCTCATACTTATTGAAACTTTTAGCTGCTACATTATGATTGCAAAGTTGGAAAACAATGTATTGCTGTCATTCTGTGTGTTCATCatgtattgtaataatattttattgaaaaatgcacAAGGCAGTACTTATAATATACATTCATTTGCCTGGCTGAAACTTAGATTTTTGTTGTTATAATACTACTACTACAATTCTAtgttatataaagtttttaacatatattaCAGCATATTATATGGTATAAAAAAGTTTAAGCATATGCATAAGACTGAAATTATAACCTGATAATTTTTCTCTTcctgattcttaaaatttttcatgcagGTTGTCTGAAAAGTACATTCCAGTCTTTGCCAAATGGTCTCAAGACACATTATTGCCAACTCTCGATCTTGCTGTGAAAAAGCTCTCTACAATTCTTGTTCTTTTGTGGGACAGCACTCAGGGATTAAGATTATGGTGCAGCAAGAAATTGCCATCATTTTTGGAGCTGGTGAGTGCacataaataattccatttttaactgaattcaattcattaaacttttaacTATTTTGAACTCTAAGCATTGAGgtttgaaaatgtataattcatattttattacattataatctTTAGAATTTGAGGAATTaacctgaaaattttaatagaaataaattaataaatataaattaaccattttagaatttaaaatacagaatggaAAGTCATTGATTGGCTGCATAGAAGCTTATAATTATGAGTGAAAATAGCATTTTCCTTGCATgtcataagaaaaatgaattatttagaattatacaagtttttataaatcatattgaagagaatttcatttttttgtagtAAACATAAAAAGCATCTATATACATGTATATGTGAAATGATATGCATATCAAAGATTATgctattcaatttttcattttaatattcaaaatatttatatcaaaatttttttcattaatttcttaaatattttattaattttgcagtttttaaacactgatttaacttaataattcttgtaaagatgaaatttaaaaaccattttactCGCTTTCTGtgctcttaattttaaaattttacatagttGTATGTTCTCAATAACAATactctattttgatatttttcataaatagttattattttgattatttatcaatctattaatttaaatatgcaagtAGTGCCACCTAGtagtgaattttagaaaaatcagttttaagaataatttattttgtgatgataattataaatgaaagacaaCTGTAAAAAGTAGTCATATTAAAATGTATACTAATAAAAGcctgtttttgaaaattgtttatattgaatttgtatttattcatttcatcaacaaatttatataaaaaatttttggttaaataatttgtataaaaatgtatttaaattaattttatgctttttgaaaattgtttatattgaattggtatttattcatttcatcaacaaatttatataaaaaaattttggttaaataatttgtataaaaatgtatttagattaattttatgacatgtcaatatttaaatttattgttaggGATGGAGGGAAGGAACTATTGCAACCAAAAGTTGCATTTTCGTGATATTGAAAGTTATGTATAACTTTTAATTAGTAACTGAAGtattttctggatattttttaaagatcacatttatttatcaatgtGTTTGATCTtataaattgacaaaaaatttttgCAGATGATAGTCTCAAATTTTTTAGGTATTTGTTGAGGAATATGAaagcaattatttcttattatttagtaaaatagcACATGTctcatgaaaaaaagaaaaacaaattatatttttttttttttcaggctgAGAAGAACTTTATTGTGTATGGTAATGCCTTTTTGGATTTGGTGACAAAAGCATCTATCATCCTATCCAAAATGGCTGTCAATGCTTTTGCATTCTTCCTCAATACAATTGATTCTTTTGCAACATGGATGGAGTCCAGCCctgaaatgtaagattttttttgtttatttaatatgataacttaaggggggggggaattgttTTCGAGAAGTTGCCTGAATTCCagatttttaaccaaatttgCTTTTTGCAGCTTTGTGAATTGTCAATTTGTTATCTCTCTCAGATTTTgtatcagaataaataaatgaaattgtagaTATTATGATAGaatgtaaaaagtatttaaacatttGTATGCTTTATGACTTCGTATGACTAGATGCATATTGACTGCAAAATATTCATCATAATATAcatgagaataaaaaatacatatatgtatgcatatacaaataataataataacacaaaagaaaaaaaacaaaaacatgtgAAATTTTGGGATCAGAAAATCTTTCTCAAGACTCTGTTAATAAaggttttaagaataatttaatgaatatttggatAGTTTAACAAAATTCTCTGCATTCTATGAAACATTTTCTTCCAGTTACTAGTTCATCATCCAACATAATAAACTGTTAGTGGGAGGCACATGTTGTATTCAACTGTTCACACATTATATAACTGTTAATCacaagaaatgttaattttttttccattgccaAAATGAAGCTGTAAAttgtgaataataaatattttggttcTGTTGGTAGGTGACAATTTCAGGCATTTTATAGTCCTAGACGGGGAATATTACCAGACTCCTCTTTTAGTAAACTGACCTGTTTATTTcacattcaatacatttttaacttaatttccatgctaatgatttattttacttttaagtttaataattttgtaaaaatgtatgttttttttattcattatatacaaTTCATGACTGCATGATGTCCACatttgcattcaatattattaaagtttatcTTGATTAATGCTGGAATAATTAAGTGATGAAAGAGGAGGTGGAAATATTGTCAATTATGGAttgaaaatgtgttaaaattttaatatttatacaatttttttacaaatttatttatttggcaattagattaataatatattttttttaaaaataaaacttcttatcACCCCCTCCCCCCCACACCTCCAATCCAACTGTCTAGTTTACTTAGTCAGAAATCTGCTACTGCttgcaaattaattttgagatGCATTATACTCTGAGATCTGTCATAAGGttgataacaattattatttataatatgatttagtaaagaatttttattattattttctttattaaagaaattgttttcaggCATATCATActaaaaatattactagaaaagactagattattattattactaattatgaaatataatacttttgaattattttatcataaaaatttgtaa includes the following:
- the LOC129969432 gene encoding transmembrane protein 214-A-like: MAGGQWEVVGGKAKKGKSKGSGSKTSKEKPKENAAFEASVAGPIKESPTSFSILAEKEKKEPSKPKVNGSEATKNTEKNQQKKKKGEKKPASSKITLEDVFASITEEDVKNHLATLEVLCPDSPLLWLKDLTSYLNVKLDIAVEDLTFASKPLGYPSMLLNKKVYKQIMGILNKCTPQMLQLFYDFCLQNMVQDILKGLHTMGYRIMLQIIANEMPSVALGNISKCVELCTSHQNRQNICLSILWAAGQAGNNNLEAGFRVWIDLMFPLIGAKNCTSYAVDYLEKLISGVDVTKCDKSLLGVRDLFPILDFIYSKELVKSVQKRLVAVYPTLKTLSYGPDPENVLRNYFPSYLRRLEPQCPQLLKEEILGSLVYCLEKDTRCYSIWRQLYTKHFVQSKLLISHLNGKWDKMPAKFPKRCLRDTLSVFQVTNEELLSSSKKNLQDIEECILINKELLSKLNAGAFSWPRFILLLILMVSSVLTFDTLYHGSFADSFTGKFMKDSGLLVICIQAGEKLKYFYEKVQKLSEKYIPVFAKWSQDTLLPTLDLAVKKLSTILVLLWDSTQGLRLWCSKKLPSFLELAEKNFIVYGNAFLDLVTKASIILSKMAVNAFAFFLNTIDSFATWMESSPEIMQALGTIKSFSMQLVENLQQNAIYLFQMLKNYIPLSTT